One genomic segment of Gemmatimonadota bacterium includes these proteins:
- a CDS encoding DinB family protein: MDFDLDRAFEILERTPATFRALLGGLSDSWIQPNEGPETFSALDNLGHMIHAERTDWIPRAEVIMAQGVDLRFPPFDRFGHVQERRDHSLAELLDEFARLRDANLETLRGWNLGPRELALEGEHPAFGRVALRQLLSAWVVHDLGHVAQTSRVIAKQYREAVGPWRAFLPVLDR, from the coding sequence ATGGACTTCGACCTCGATCGCGCGTTCGAAATTCTCGAACGGACTCCTGCGACCTTCCGTGCCCTCCTCGGCGGGCTCAGCGACTCATGGATCCAACCGAACGAAGGCCCCGAGACCTTCAGCGCCCTCGACAATCTTGGCCACATGATCCACGCCGAACGGACCGACTGGATTCCGCGTGCCGAAGTGATCATGGCGCAGGGCGTCGACCTCCGCTTTCCGCCGTTTGACCGCTTTGGCCACGTGCAGGAACGACGCGACCATAGCCTCGCCGAGCTGCTCGACGAGTTTGCGCGGCTGCGCGACGCAAACCTTGAGACGTTGCGCGGCTGGAACCTCGGCCCCCGCGAACTTGCCCTCGAAGGAGAACATCCGGCGTTCGGTCGAGTCGCATTGCGGCAACTCCTTTCGGCATGGGTCGTCCACGATCTCGGCCACGTCGCGCAGACGTCGCGCGTGATCGCCAAGCAGTATCGCGAGGCGGTCGGGCCGTGGCGGGCGTTCCTGCCGGTGCTGGATCGGTAG
- a CDS encoding DUF2798 domain-containing protein codes for MRIPTRFAPVLFSALLSAVMVAIVSGYVLFTTQGVHPGLLAQWGRSCLRTWPIAFPTVFIVAPLVRRVVARLTMPATVAALALLLLAPAAATAQAASPSRWQFLVSSGTLVPTGAQRAAIARGGVTVAQLAYVPGPVAFTASLGWARTRDVATADGAKLDAFLYDIGAELRGKMLDLGPVSVMPFGGSGVGARSYNYRSLDVDATHNVAAFVNAGGEFDLGRVQLRLEVRDYISGFRSLQAEGPRATRNDMVIMAGLRLGARR; via the coding sequence ATGCGCATCCCCACTCGCTTCGCCCCCGTCCTCTTCAGCGCCCTCCTCTCGGCCGTGATGGTCGCGATCGTCTCGGGCTATGTGCTGTTCACCACGCAGGGCGTCCACCCTGGCCTGCTCGCCCAGTGGGGCCGCAGCTGCCTCCGGACTTGGCCCATCGCCTTCCCGACGGTCTTCATCGTGGCTCCGCTGGTGCGGCGCGTCGTCGCGCGGCTCACGATGCCAGCGACGGTCGCGGCCTTGGCGCTGTTGCTGCTGGCTCCCGCAGCCGCCACGGCGCAGGCGGCCTCGCCGTCGCGCTGGCAGTTCCTGGTGTCGTCGGGGACGCTGGTGCCGACCGGTGCCCAGCGCGCGGCGATCGCGCGCGGTGGCGTGACGGTCGCGCAGCTCGCCTACGTCCCTGGCCCGGTGGCGTTCACCGCCTCGCTCGGTTGGGCGCGTACGCGTGACGTCGCCACCGCCGATGGTGCCAAGCTCGACGCCTTCCTCTATGACATCGGCGCCGAACTGCGCGGGAAGATGCTGGACCTTGGGCCGGTGTCTGTGATGCCGTTCGGTGGGAGCGGTGTCGGGGCGCGGAGCTACAACTATCGATCCCTCGACGTCGATGCCACGCACAACGTCGCCGCGTTCGTGAATGCGGGGGGCGAGTTCGATCTGGGCCGCGTGCAGCTGCGGCTCGAGGTGCGCGACTATATCAGCGGCTTCAGGTCGCTCCAGGCGGAGGGCCCCCGCGCCACGCGCAACGACATGGTGATCATGGCCGGGCTGCGACTCGGGGCACGTCGGTGA
- a CDS encoding antibiotic biosynthesis monooxygenase — translation MYGLIGKMLAHHGQRDALIDILLADVATMPGCHSYIIARDPTDATAIWITEVWDSKASHAASLQLPSVQQTIARGRPMIAGFGERYETEPVGWHGLQ, via the coding sequence CTGTACGGTTTGATCGGCAAGATGCTCGCCCACCATGGTCAGCGGGACGCGCTGATCGACATCCTCCTGGCTGACGTCGCGACGATGCCGGGGTGCCACAGCTACATCATCGCGCGCGACCCGACCGATGCCACTGCGATCTGGATCACCGAAGTTTGGGACTCGAAGGCATCGCACGCGGCCTCGCTGCAACTCCCGTCGGTGCAGCAGACGATCGCGCGCGGCCGGCCGATGATCGCCGGCTTCGGGGAGCGGTACGAGACGGAGCCGGTGGGATGGCATGGATTGCAGTGA
- a CDS encoding DUF2306 domain-containing protein, whose product MTARRGDWLVPSLLLLLALVPSVAGGVRVVDLARGGPITEANARFMAMPLPVLLHVLAAVPFGMVGAFQFSAGLRRRAPRWHRVAGRLLLPLALVVAVTGLWMTLRYPWPAGDGVALYAMRLLVGTAMLGSVVLSLDAIRRRRFAEHGEWMTRAYAIGMGAGTQVLTHLPWFLLVGQPTEGPRAVMMGLGWVINIVVAEWAIRKGLSSSSLPLPTAPLGHRPEATPASAPSR is encoded by the coding sequence ATCACTGCGCGCCGAGGCGACTGGCTGGTGCCGTCGCTGCTCCTCCTGCTGGCGCTGGTCCCGTCGGTGGCGGGCGGCGTGCGGGTGGTCGACCTGGCGCGCGGCGGACCGATCACGGAGGCGAATGCCCGATTCATGGCGATGCCGCTGCCAGTGCTGTTGCATGTGCTGGCGGCGGTGCCCTTCGGGATGGTCGGCGCGTTCCAGTTCTCGGCGGGGCTGCGCCGCCGCGCGCCGCGTTGGCATCGGGTCGCGGGGCGGCTGCTGCTCCCGCTCGCGCTGGTCGTCGCGGTGACCGGGCTCTGGATGACGCTCCGCTATCCCTGGCCCGCCGGAGACGGCGTGGCACTCTACGCGATGCGCCTCCTCGTTGGTACCGCCATGCTGGGATCGGTGGTACTAAGCCTCGACGCGATCCGGCGGCGGCGCTTCGCCGAACATGGCGAGTGGATGACGCGTGCCTACGCAATAGGGATGGGCGCCGGGACGCAGGTCCTTACGCACCTGCCATGGTTCCTGCTGGTCGGACAGCCGACCGAGGGCCCGCGAGCGGTGATGATGGGGCTCGGCTGGGTGATCAACATCGTGGTGGCGGAGTGGGCTATCCGGAAGGGGCTCTCAAGTTCGTCTCTCCCCCTTCCTACGGCTCCCCTTGGACACCGACCCGAGGCTACCCCTGCCTCCGCACCATCTCGTTGA
- a CDS encoding DoxX family protein, with the protein MQRVVRTLLALGFIAAGVLHFLKPEPYLAIMPPWLPAHALLVQVSGVAELAGGIGLLLPRWRRAAGIGVIVLLIAIVPANVQMLMNYQARGAPSGEIVLLWLRLPLQLVLIWAVWRVSRSEAVRS; encoded by the coding sequence CTGCAGCGTGTCGTACGCACCCTGCTGGCACTCGGCTTCATCGCGGCAGGTGTGCTGCACTTCCTGAAGCCCGAGCCCTACCTGGCCATCATGCCGCCGTGGCTGCCGGCGCACGCGCTGCTGGTGCAGGTCAGCGGCGTCGCCGAACTGGCGGGCGGCATCGGGCTCCTGCTGCCGAGGTGGCGCCGCGCCGCGGGCATCGGGGTGATCGTGCTGCTGATCGCCATCGTGCCCGCGAACGTCCAGATGCTGATGAACTATCAGGCGCGCGGTGCCCCATCCGGAGAGATCGTGCTGCTCTGGCTACGCCTGCCCCTGCAACTGGTGCTGATCTGGGCGGTGTGGCGGGTGTCGCGCAGCGAGGCCGTTCGATCCTAA
- a CDS encoding PadR family transcriptional regulator translates to MPESAADLLQGTLALLILKTLSRGPDHGWGVAQQIEGRSREVLTVNQGSLYPALHRLEAMGWIDSSWGTSTNNRRAKFYRLTPDGRRQLARETRTWTQFARAVQLVLQPG, encoded by the coding sequence GTGCCCGAATCCGCTGCTGACCTGCTGCAGGGCACCCTCGCCCTCCTGATCCTCAAGACGTTGAGCCGAGGGCCCGATCACGGCTGGGGTGTCGCGCAGCAGATCGAGGGGCGTTCGCGCGAGGTGCTCACCGTGAACCAGGGATCGCTCTATCCGGCGCTTCACCGCCTCGAGGCGATGGGGTGGATCGACTCGAGCTGGGGCACCTCCACCAACAATCGCCGCGCCAAGTTCTACCGACTCACCCCAGACGGCCGGCGGCAGCTCGCGCGCGAGACCCGCACCTGGACCCAGTTCGCGAGGGCGGTGCAGCTGGTCCTTCAGCCCGGTTGA
- a CDS encoding DUF2938 domain-containing protein, which translates to MDLLIHALPIGVGATLLMDLWGAVRQPLFGFARLDYALLGRWVGGMAAGRFRHDTIATSAPVRGERLIGWTAHYLIGVSFAALLLTIWGAAWMHRPTLGPALLVGIGTTAAPLLIMQPAMGAGIAASRTPRPNAARLQSLLTHAIYGLGLYLAGWLDHALLAS; encoded by the coding sequence ATGGACCTGCTCATCCATGCATTGCCGATCGGCGTCGGCGCCACGCTGCTGATGGACCTCTGGGGCGCCGTGCGACAGCCCCTCTTCGGCTTCGCGCGCCTCGACTACGCGCTGCTCGGCCGCTGGGTCGGCGGGATGGCCGCCGGGCGGTTCAGGCACGATACAATCGCGACGTCGGCTCCCGTACGCGGGGAACGCCTCATTGGCTGGACCGCGCACTACCTGATCGGCGTCAGCTTCGCAGCGCTGCTGCTCACCATCTGGGGCGCGGCCTGGATGCACCGGCCCACCCTCGGTCCGGCGCTGCTCGTCGGCATCGGGACCACCGCGGCGCCGCTGCTGATCATGCAACCGGCGATGGGCGCCGGTATCGCCGCGTCACGGACGCCGCGCCCGAACGCGGCCCGACTGCAAAGCCTTCTCACCCACGCCATCTACGGCCTGGGACTCTACCTCGCGGGCTGGCTCGATCACGCGCTCCTCGCGTCGTGA
- a CDS encoding DNA alkylation repair protein — MTLQEALDTLKSLGNESVRVHNRKFGAGDNQYGVKLGDIRKLAATMRADHQSAMDLWDSGIIDAQLLAVLLIKPKKLSLDELDRIVRTATFSQVADWVNNYLVKEHPEKETLRVRWMADQDPWAARAGWGLTSGRVARTPEGIDLSALLDRIEAEMPTAPAPTQWTMNSCLANIGIHHPALRKRALAIGEGLGIYRDYPVSKGCTSPFAPIWINEMVRRQG; from the coding sequence ATGACCCTGCAGGAAGCACTCGACACGCTCAAGTCGCTCGGCAACGAGAGCGTTCGCGTCCACAACCGGAAGTTCGGCGCCGGCGACAACCAGTACGGCGTCAAGCTCGGCGACATCCGCAAGCTCGCCGCGACCATGAGGGCCGATCACCAGTCGGCGATGGACCTCTGGGACAGCGGCATCATCGATGCGCAGCTGCTCGCCGTGCTCCTCATCAAGCCGAAGAAGCTGTCGCTCGACGAGCTCGACCGGATCGTCCGCACCGCGACTTTCTCGCAGGTGGCCGACTGGGTCAACAACTACCTCGTCAAGGAGCACCCCGAGAAGGAGACACTGCGCGTGCGGTGGATGGCCGACCAGGACCCGTGGGCCGCGCGCGCCGGCTGGGGGTTGACGTCAGGCCGCGTCGCGCGGACCCCCGAGGGGATCGACCTTTCTGCGCTGCTGGACCGGATCGAGGCCGAGATGCCGACGGCCCCCGCGCCGACGCAGTGGACGATGAACAGCTGTCTCGCGAACATCGGCATCCACCACCCCGCGCTGCGGAAGCGTGCCCTCGCGATCGGCGAGGGGCTCGGCATCTATCGCGACTACCCGGTCTCGAAAGGGTGCACATCGCCGTTCGCGCCGATATGGATCAACGAGATGGTGCGGAGGCAGGGGTAG
- a CDS encoding 2'-5' RNA ligase family protein, giving the protein MPRLQLTLFVPDEVASVLEPIRQRLDPVQHGLIGTHVTLCREDELAKSPLAVLRGLAQRPTAIALTFGAPVGFDSHGILLPCIDGTTEFHRLRAAVLGSTAIRHQAAHITLAHPRNPRAPGNTTPHEIALATPLRITFATISLIEQVDGGPWVVREVVVLESGTQERHPEQSEGSA; this is encoded by the coding sequence ATGCCGCGCCTGCAGTTGACGCTCTTCGTCCCCGACGAGGTGGCAAGCGTCCTCGAGCCGATCCGCCAGCGGCTCGACCCAGTGCAACACGGGCTTATCGGCACGCACGTCACGCTGTGCCGGGAGGATGAGCTGGCGAAGTCTCCGCTGGCCGTGCTGCGTGGCCTGGCGCAGCGGCCGACGGCGATCGCCCTGACCTTCGGCGCGCCGGTCGGCTTCGACTCGCACGGCATCTTGCTCCCGTGCATCGATGGCACGACGGAGTTCCACCGGCTCCGCGCCGCCGTCCTCGGTTCGACAGCGATCAGGCACCAGGCGGCCCACATCACGCTGGCGCATCCGCGCAATCCGCGGGCGCCAGGGAATACCACGCCACACGAGATCGCCCTCGCCACGCCGCTCCGCATCACGTTCGCCACGATCTCGCTGATCGAGCAGGTCGATGGCGGGCCGTGGGTGGTGCGGGAGGTGGTGGTACTAGAATCCGGCACCCAAGAACGTCATCCCGAGCAGAGCGAGGGATCTGCGTAA
- a CDS encoding ABC transporter permease: protein MAFTKETVRDAEGLTWFDDLRRDLRFAIRTLRRAPGFALVVLLCLGLGIGANAAIFSIVNTVLLKPLPYREPDRLLNAYETFFLSGGNGWGSVSFPNYEDWRDRNRSFVSLAAYQAGSTTLRGSEKTERLLTLDVTPNYFTTMGLTPLRGRGFAAEDAATTAPEVAVVNERLWRTRFGADPAIVGKTLNIGGRERTIIGIMPAAASARTQVWLPLTLTPERAAARGSHYLAVTGRLRPGVTAAAAGADLASIAEAIKREHPEQDPSRSAMVRPVIEDAVGGSKSTLLILLGAVGLVLLIACANVANLMLARAASRQQEVAVRLALGASRGRLIRQFLIEALLLSVGGAVLGGTMAWFGLRALQPMVARALPRSSDLAIDGRVFLYLLGIAACSAVIFGLVPALQATGGDVRGSLTRGGMRGSTGGQARLRTTLVVAEMALSLVLLAGAGLLFRGLLLLQATPTGFSASNVLTAHLTLPDTAGPGKGHFAMPFLEQVRTLPGVRAAGMISRLPIQSSGTNGNYTIPGHPLPARGQEPLAEFRYTTPGLFGALDIPIIAGRDFTAREMADTTSIALINQALARKEFPNEDPIGRRITLGETEVYTIVGVVGDVRQGGLDRAPFPEIHLPARASANPMDVTLVVRAASEPATLTPAIRDLLRQADPGQAMFNEMTMDEVIATSLTSRRLNLWLFGIFAAVALILSVTGLYGVIAYLVNQRTREIGVRMALGARPRDVVVMVMRQGGVLVAVGLGIGLLGAAGVTRLIASMLYGVSPRDPVTFGVVTAVLGVAALLATLVPARRAARVDPMLAMRAE from the coding sequence ATGGCCTTCACGAAGGAGACGGTGCGCGACGCCGAGGGTCTGACCTGGTTCGATGACCTTCGCCGCGATCTCCGATTCGCCATTCGCACGCTGCGTCGCGCGCCCGGATTCGCCCTGGTCGTGCTCCTCTGCCTGGGTCTCGGGATCGGCGCCAACGCGGCGATCTTCTCGATCGTCAACACCGTCTTGCTGAAGCCGCTGCCGTATCGGGAACCCGATCGCCTGCTCAATGCCTACGAGACGTTCTTCCTCTCGGGTGGCAACGGGTGGGGGAGCGTGTCGTTCCCGAACTACGAGGACTGGCGCGACCGCAATCGCAGCTTCGTCTCGTTGGCGGCGTATCAAGCCGGCAGCACGACGCTGCGCGGGAGCGAAAAGACCGAACGACTCCTCACCCTCGACGTGACCCCGAACTACTTCACCACCATGGGCCTGACGCCGCTCCGTGGTCGCGGGTTTGCCGCCGAGGACGCGGCGACCACCGCCCCGGAGGTGGCGGTGGTGAACGAGCGCCTCTGGCGCACGCGCTTCGGGGCCGACCCTGCGATCGTTGGCAAGACGCTCAACATCGGCGGTCGCGAGCGCACCATCATCGGCATCATGCCCGCGGCGGCGAGCGCACGCACACAGGTATGGCTGCCGCTCACGCTCACCCCGGAACGCGCCGCCGCGCGCGGCAGTCACTATCTCGCCGTGACGGGCCGGCTGCGTCCCGGCGTCACCGCCGCCGCGGCTGGTGCCGATCTCGCTTCTATCGCGGAGGCCATCAAGCGCGAGCATCCCGAGCAGGACCCGAGTCGCTCGGCGATGGTGCGACCGGTGATCGAGGATGCCGTCGGCGGCAGCAAGTCCACGCTTCTGATCCTTCTCGGCGCTGTCGGCCTCGTCCTCCTGATCGCGTGCGCGAACGTCGCGAACCTCATGCTGGCTCGCGCCGCCTCGCGGCAACAGGAAGTTGCGGTCCGCCTCGCCCTCGGCGCTTCGCGGGGCCGCCTGATTCGTCAGTTCCTGATCGAGGCATTGCTGCTCTCGGTCGGCGGCGCTGTGCTCGGCGGCACGATGGCCTGGTTCGGCCTCCGCGCCTTGCAGCCGATGGTCGCGCGTGCGCTGCCGCGCTCCTCCGATCTCGCGATCGATGGGCGCGTCTTCCTCTACCTGCTGGGGATTGCGGCGTGCTCGGCCGTGATCTTCGGGCTGGTGCCGGCGCTGCAGGCCACGGGGGGCGACGTGCGCGGGTCGCTGACGCGGGGCGGGATGCGAGGCAGCACGGGCGGGCAGGCGCGCCTCCGGACCACGCTCGTCGTCGCGGAGATGGCGCTCTCGCTCGTCCTCCTGGCCGGGGCGGGACTCCTCTTCCGTGGACTTCTGCTTCTGCAGGCGACCCCGACCGGCTTCTCCGCGAGCAACGTCCTCACGGCGCATCTCACGCTGCCGGACACCGCCGGCCCGGGGAAGGGGCACTTTGCGATGCCGTTCCTCGAGCAGGTACGTACGCTCCCCGGAGTCCGCGCGGCGGGGATGATCTCGCGCCTCCCGATCCAGTCCTCGGGCACGAACGGCAACTACACGATCCCGGGGCATCCGCTCCCTGCGCGCGGACAGGAACCGTTGGCCGAGTTCCGCTACACGACACCCGGGCTGTTCGGCGCACTCGATATTCCGATCATCGCCGGGCGCGACTTCACTGCGCGGGAGATGGCGGACACGACGAGCATCGCCTTGATCAACCAGGCCTTGGCGCGGAAGGAATTTCCGAATGAAGATCCCATCGGCCGGCGGATCACGCTCGGAGAGACCGAGGTCTACACCATCGTCGGCGTGGTCGGGGACGTGCGACAGGGCGGCCTCGACCGCGCCCCCTTCCCCGAGATCCATTTGCCGGCGCGCGCCAGTGCGAATCCGATGGACGTGACGCTCGTGGTGCGGGCGGCGTCGGAGCCTGCGACACTGACACCGGCGATCCGCGACCTGTTGCGACAGGCCGATCCGGGGCAGGCGATGTTCAACGAGATGACGATGGACGAGGTGATCGCCACGTCACTCACGTCGCGGCGCCTCAACCTCTGGCTCTTCGGCATCTTCGCGGCCGTCGCGCTAATCCTCTCCGTGACCGGGCTCTACGGCGTGATCGCCTACCTCGTGAACCAGCGCACCCGCGAAATCGGCGTGCGGATGGCGCTCGGAGCGCGGCCACGGGACGTGGTGGTGATGGTAATGCGACAGGGAGGGGTGCTGGTCGCGGTCGGCCTCGGCATCGGTTTGCTCGGAGCCGCCGGCGTCACCCGATTGATCGCCTCGATGCTCTACGGGGTGAGCCCGCGTGACCCGGTGACGTTCGGTGTGGTGACCGCCGTGCTCGGCGTCGCGGCGCTGCTCGCGACCTTGGTGCCGGCACGCCGGGCCGCACGCGTTGATCCGATGCTGGCGATGCGGGCGGAGTGA
- a CDS encoding response regulator, with product MAVQKYDIRRPEEQGGGFEERHWSPINIPVVTADGTLAWIVHRVEDVTEFVVLRRRGQEMEAEIYRRAQEIQSANEQLRQAKTALERQVADRTTELASANAALRQEMEQTASLEEQVRQAQKLEAVGRLAGGVAHDFNNLLTIITGYAEILLDVVPREHPDHEFVVEIGTAAARAATLTRQLLAFSRQQVLEPKVLDLNGIVRHTDKMLSRLIGEDILLSLSLTEGLGRVKVDPGQIEQVLMNLVVNARDAMPRGGRLTIETANVELDTGYTQYHLEVEAGPYVMLAVSDTGVGMDPETRRRVFEPFFTTKPTGIGTGLGLSTVFGIVKQSGGHIYVYSEPEQGSTFKIYLPVAAGEPATRAPMPKPHAPRGTETVLLVEDDDAVRAVTRMALQRSGYTVLEASTGREAIALAARHPGSIDLLLSDVVMPEVGGREVAAAVTAARPDTKVLYLSGYTDDAVVRHGILRAEVAFLQKPFTPAALAKKVRQVLGGEEE from the coding sequence ATGGCGGTCCAGAAGTACGACATTCGCCGACCGGAGGAGCAGGGCGGCGGCTTCGAAGAACGCCACTGGAGTCCGATCAACATCCCCGTGGTCACGGCCGACGGCACGCTGGCGTGGATCGTCCATCGCGTCGAGGACGTCACCGAATTCGTGGTGCTGCGTCGGCGCGGCCAGGAGATGGAAGCGGAGATCTACCGCCGTGCACAGGAGATCCAATCGGCGAACGAGCAGTTGCGGCAGGCGAAGACTGCGCTGGAGCGACAGGTGGCCGATCGCACCACGGAGCTCGCCTCGGCAAATGCCGCGCTCCGCCAGGAGATGGAACAGACCGCCTCGCTCGAGGAACAGGTGCGGCAGGCCCAGAAGCTCGAAGCGGTCGGTCGGCTCGCTGGTGGCGTGGCGCACGACTTCAACAACCTGCTTACGATCATCACCGGGTACGCCGAGATCCTGCTCGATGTGGTGCCGAGGGAGCATCCCGACCACGAATTCGTCGTCGAGATCGGCACCGCCGCAGCGCGCGCCGCCACGCTGACGCGCCAACTGCTGGCATTCAGCCGCCAGCAGGTGCTCGAGCCGAAGGTGCTCGATCTCAATGGCATCGTGCGACACACCGACAAGATGCTCTCGCGGCTGATCGGCGAGGACATCCTTCTCTCGCTTTCGCTCACCGAGGGGCTCGGCCGGGTGAAGGTCGATCCCGGGCAAATCGAGCAGGTGCTGATGAACCTGGTGGTGAACGCCCGCGACGCGATGCCGCGGGGCGGCCGCCTGACGATCGAGACGGCGAACGTCGAGCTCGACACCGGCTACACGCAGTACCATCTCGAGGTCGAGGCCGGTCCGTACGTCATGCTGGCCGTCAGCGACACCGGCGTCGGAATGGACCCGGAGACGCGCCGACGGGTCTTCGAGCCGTTCTTCACCACCAAGCCGACGGGAATCGGCACCGGACTCGGCCTCTCGACGGTATTCGGAATCGTGAAGCAGAGCGGCGGCCACATTTACGTCTACAGCGAGCCCGAGCAGGGCTCGACCTTCAAGATCTACCTCCCCGTGGCGGCGGGCGAACCGGCGACTCGGGCCCCGATGCCGAAGCCACATGCGCCTCGCGGCACCGAGACCGTGCTTCTGGTCGAGGACGACGACGCGGTCCGCGCGGTGACGCGAATGGCGCTGCAGCGCTCCGGCTACACCGTGCTGGAGGCGAGCACGGGCCGCGAGGCGATCGCGCTCGCCGCCCGCCACCCGGGCAGCATCGACCTGCTCCTCTCCGACGTCGTGATGCCCGAAGTCGGTGGCCGAGAGGTCGCGGCGGCGGTGACCGCAGCACGGCCGGACACCAAGGTGCTGTACCTGTCCGGCTATACCGACGACGCGGTGGTGCGCCACGGGATCCTGCGCGCTGAGGTGGCGTTCCTGCAGAAGCCGTTCACGCCGGCGGCGCTCGCGAAGAAGGTCAGGCAGGTGTTGGGGGGGGAGGAGGAATGA
- a CDS encoding helix-turn-helix domain-containing protein: MDIGDLARQSGAAPSALRFYEEKGLIRSSGRHGLRRQYEPEVLDQVALITLGRSAGLTLDEIGQMLTVGGRAKVDRQLLAARADAIDDQIRNLTTIREGLLHAAACQAPDHLACPKFRRLMGLAVRKAATAPKRRARSLPPRRSAR; the protein is encoded by the coding sequence ATGGACATCGGGGACCTGGCGCGGCAGTCGGGCGCGGCGCCGTCGGCACTGCGGTTCTACGAGGAGAAGGGATTGATCCGCTCGAGCGGCCGGCACGGCCTGCGCCGCCAGTACGAGCCGGAGGTGCTCGACCAGGTGGCGCTGATCACGCTCGGGCGGTCAGCGGGGCTCACGCTCGACGAGATCGGGCAGATGTTGACGGTGGGAGGCCGTGCGAAGGTGGATCGCCAGCTGCTGGCGGCTCGTGCGGATGCGATCGACGACCAGATCCGGAACCTGACCACCATTCGCGAAGGACTGCTTCACGCGGCGGCGTGCCAGGCACCCGATCATCTGGCATGCCCGAAGTTCCGGCGATTGATGGGGCTCGCGGTGCGCAAGGCCGCGACGGCACCGAAGCGGCGCGCGCGGAGCCTCCCCCCTCGCCGCTCGGCGAGATAG
- a CDS encoding alpha/beta fold hydrolase: MHRTLLLIAALLAIPVASHAQASPAAIARGRVPSQPYLAYEVEDVLGRKIAWYLSEPRAASPRPLIVYIHGSGHQSLFRQAGGRIIPANGHGTLVDVVGDRARVVIVEKPGVERLDAGDGPPSPAFRREHTLDRWVEAVSAAVLAARRLPWVDTTRLLVIGHSEGGLVAARVAARLPQVSHVALLAGGGPTQLFDLLQMARAGRFFAEVSPDSADRVAYVLAQWDSIRGDPESATRDFFGHPFRRWASFLRDSPIAALRATDAAVFMAQGEVDQAVSRASFEALLAELVVAGRRPTARLIAGADHSFAIPAALRDGWSEVLTDVVRWYLR, from the coding sequence ATGCACCGGACCCTGCTGCTGATCGCCGCGTTGCTGGCCATTCCGGTCGCGAGCCACGCGCAGGCCAGCCCCGCCGCGATCGCCCGGGGTCGGGTGCCGTCGCAGCCATACCTCGCCTATGAGGTCGAGGATGTCTTGGGGCGCAAGATCGCGTGGTATCTCTCGGAGCCTCGGGCAGCCTCCCCACGGCCACTGATCGTCTATATCCATGGATCCGGGCACCAGTCGCTCTTCCGACAGGCGGGAGGTCGGATCATTCCCGCCAACGGTCATGGCACCCTGGTTGATGTTGTCGGCGATCGGGCGCGGGTCGTGATCGTGGAAAAGCCGGGAGTCGAGCGACTGGACGCCGGTGACGGTCCTCCCTCCCCGGCCTTCCGGCGCGAGCACACGCTCGATCGGTGGGTCGAGGCGGTCTCGGCTGCGGTGCTCGCGGCTCGGCGACTTCCCTGGGTGGACACCACGCGCCTGCTCGTGATCGGCCACTCGGAGGGTGGACTCGTGGCCGCGCGCGTGGCGGCACGCCTGCCCCAGGTCTCCCACGTGGCGCTGCTTGCCGGTGGCGGACCGACCCAGCTCTTCGACCTGCTGCAAATGGCGCGGGCGGGGAGGTTCTTCGCCGAGGTCTCGCCGGATTCCGCAGACCGAGTGGCCTACGTGCTCGCGCAGTGGGATTCGATCCGTGGCGATCCCGAATCGGCAACGCGAGACTTCTTTGGGCATCCGTTCCGTCGCTGGGCCTCCTTCCTCCGCGATTCCCCGATCGCGGCACTCCGCGCGACGGACGCGGCGGTCTTCATGGCGCAGGGCGAGGTCGATCAGGCCGTCAGCAGGGCGTCCTTCGAGGCGCTGCTGGCGGAACTGGTCGTGGCCGGCCGGCGGCCCACGGCCAGGCTGATCGCCGGGGCCGATCACAGCTTCGCGATACCGGCGGCGCTGAGGGATGGCTGGTCGGAGGTCCTCACCGACGTGGTCCGCTGGTATCTCCGTTGA